A genomic segment from Papilio machaon chromosome 10, ilPapMach1.1, whole genome shotgun sequence encodes:
- the LOC106718257 gene encoding inositol monophosphatase 1 encodes MRNVVNDYFDVAVGIVRKAGRFITQYGSGCEEFEVKSCDIDFVTKVDKMVENFIIHSISKQYPSHKFIGEESVAGGAKVDLTDDPTWVIDPVDGTMNFVHGFPFSCISLALLISKEPVLGIIYNPLMDKLYSAKEGQGACLNGEPIHTSKVKELRHALVAFETGTSRDEEKVKVVFENFKTMVGQAHGIRALGSAALNMAMVAEGRADANFEFGIHIWDIAAGCLIVKEAGGVCIDPSGGPINLLSRRMLCAGRAELANELSKKLTQYYPDHD; translated from the coding sequence ATGAGAAACGTGGTCAATGATTACTTCGACGTCGCCGTGGGGATTGTGAGGAAGGCAGGCAGATTCATCACGCAATATGGATCCGGCTGTGAAGAATTTGAAGTAAAGAGCTGCGACATTGACTTCGTGACCAAGGTCGATAAAATGgttgaaaattttatcataCACAGTATTTCTAAACAGTACCCTTCTCATAAATTTATCGGAGAAGAGTCCGTGGCGGGCGGGGCCAAAGTGGATCTCACCGATGACCCTACCTGGGTGATCGATCCCGTAGATGGGACCATGAATTTTGTACATGGCTTTCCTTTCAGCTGCATTTCTCTCGCTTTACTTATTTCTAAGGAGCCGGTGCTCGGAATAATCTACAACCCGTTGATGGACAAGCTGTACTCGGCTAAGGAAGGCCAAGGCGCTTGTTTGAACGGAGAACCAATACATACGTCTAAAGTTAAAGAACTTCGTCATGCGCTGGTCGCTTTCGAAACGGGCACGAGTCGCGACGAGGAAAAGGTTAAAGTTGTATTTGAGAATTTCAAAACCATGGTGGGCCAGGCTCACGGCATTCGAGCACTGGGCTCTGCAGCCTTGAACATGGCCATGGTTGCGGAGGGAAGAGCCGACGCAAACTTTGAGTTCGGTATTCACATTTGGGACATAGCAGCCGGGTGTCTGATAGTGAAGGAGGCAGGAGGTGTGTGCATTGACCCCAGCGGCGGGCCCATCAACTTGCTCTCTCGTCGCATGCTGTGCGCCGGGCGCGCCGAACTTGCTAATGAATTAAGCAAAAAACTAACTCAGTATTATCCTGATCATGATTAA
- the LOC106718258 gene encoding myosin heavy chain, non-muscle → MVDMDRNDPELRYLSVDRNSFNDPATQAEWTQKRLVWVPHDTQGFVAAGIKGERGDEVEVEIAESGKRMLVPIDDIQKMNPPKFDKVEDMAELTCLNEASVLHNIKDRYYSGLIYTYSGLFCVVVNPYKKLPIYTEKIMERYKGIKRHEVPPHVFAITDTAYRSMLQDREDQSILCTGESGAGKTENTKKVIQYLAYVAASKPKGSGAGPSPQLIIGELEQQLLQANPILEAFGNAKTVKNDNSSRFGKFIRINFDASGYIAGANIETYLLEKSRAIRQAKDERTFHIFYQLLVGATPQQKAEYILEDPKNYPFLTNGSLPVPGIDDAAEFQATIKSMNIMGMNMEDFNSIFRIVSAVLLFGSMQFKQERNSDQATLPDNTVAQKIAHLLGLSVTEMTKAFLKPRIKVGRDFVTKAQTKEQVEFSVEAIGKACYERLFRWLVNRINRSLDRTKRQGASFIGILDMAGFEIFELNSFEQLCINYTNEKLQQLFNHTMFILEQEEYQREGIEWKFIDFGLDLQPTIDLIDKPMGIMALLDEECWFPKATDKSFVEKLVLAHSVHPKFMKTDFRGIADFAIIHYAGKVDYSASQWLMKNMDPLNENVVSLLQSSQDPFVCHIWKDAEIVGMAQQAMTDTQFGARTRKGMFRTVSQLYKEQLTKLMATLRNTNPNFVRCIIPNHEKKAGKIEAPLVLDQLRCNGVLEGIRICRQGFPNRIPFQEFRQRYELLTPNIIPKGFMDGKKACERMIEALELDHNLYRVGQSKIFFRAGVLAHLEEERDYKITDLIVNFQAFCRGYLARRNYQKRLQQLNAIRIIQRNCAAYLKLRNWQWWRLYIKVKPLLEVTKQEEKLTQKEDELRQIRDKLENQMKRCQEYEQKYQAANQEKTQLAEQLQAELELCAEAEESRARAAARKQELEELLHDLEGRIEEEEERCNALQQEKKRLQLNIQDLEEQLEEEEAARQKLQLERVQCDAKLKKLEEDLALSDDTNQKLLKEKKILEERATDLSQALAEEEEKAKHLSKLKTKQESAIAELEEKLLKDHQLRQEVDRAKRKLETELQDVREQLAERKAQLEELQIVLSKREEDLAAAQSRLDEEGALRAAAQKAAREAESALADAHEDLEAERNARTKAEKLRRDLNEELEALKSELLDSLDTTAAQQELRSKREQEVAVLKRSLEEEAAAHEASLTEQRHKHSQELQLLNEQHEQLKKTKAVLEKAKQALEAENADLATELKSAAAARAEGERRRKQAEAQLADLAAKLQDVDRSRAEVQEKCQRLQGEAEQALQQLEQAELKASAALKQAATVGAQHAEAQALLEEETKQKLSLQTRLRNVEQQLEQARDQLDEEEEAKKNLEKQVAALTQQVVEAKKKAEEEAETAAALDEQRKKLSKDMEALHRQIDELQQANDKLDKSKKKVQAELEDTNIELEAQRAKVLELEKKQKSFDKVVAEERAVAERNAAERDAAERDARDKETRVLSLTRELDDAAEKIEELERSKRVLQAELDELANTQGTADKNVHELERAKRALESQLAELRAQNEEIEDDLQLTEDAKLRLEVNMQAMRAQFERELQAKEEQGEEKRRGIVKQLRDLEAELEEERKQRAAATAHRKKLEADLKDAEQALHLANKVKEDATKQVKKLQQQLKEAAREAEEARAGREEAAGAAREAERRGKALEAAAAQHAEELAAAERARRHAEAERDDLLDELAAAAAKNTCLVDEKKRLEARISALEEDLDEEQSNNEILNDRLRKSQNQIDQLTMELGTEKAATQKMESGKLVLERQNKELKAKLAELETAGRTKTKGVITSLELKVSNLEEQLEAESRERLAQQKASRKLDKKMKEMLLQLDEERRHADQYKEQIEKMNTRVKTLKRQLDEAEEEVQREKVGKRKAQRELEDMLETHETLSRECSNLRNKLRRQGGGIGLSGASSSSRLKRTSLAPGAGSGDESFDDVNDTTNSVE, encoded by the exons ATCGCGAGGATCAGTCGATTCTCTGTACGGGAGAGTCGGGTGCGGGTAAGACTGAAAACACCAAGAAGGTGATACAGTACCTTGCCTACGTAGCCGCCTCTAAGCCCAAGGGCTCCGGAGcg GGACCTTCGCCGCAGTTgattatt GGCGAGTTGGAGCAACAATTGCTGCAAGCTAATCCTATTTTAGAAGCTTTTGGTAACGCGAAGACAGTTAAAAACGACAACTCATCGAGATTT GGTAAATTTATCAGAATCAACTTCGACGCATCCGGTTACATAGCCGGTGCGAATATCGAGACTTACTTATTGGAGAAATCTAGAGCTATCAGACAGGCGAAAGACGAACGCACATTCCACATCTTTTACCAGTTGCTAGTCGGAGCGACGCCGCAGCAAAAGGCAGAATACATTCTAGAAGATCCTAAGAACTATCCATTCCTCACCAATGGCTCGTTGCCCGTCCCCGGGATAGACGATGCCGCGGAGTTCCAAGCGACGATAAAGTCAATGAATATAATGGGCATGAACATGGAAGACTTTAATTCCATCTTCAGAATAGTCTCCGCGGTTCTGTTGTTCGGTTCTATGCAGTTCAAGCAGGAGAGGAATTCGGATCAAGCCACGCTGCCAGATAACACGGTCGCTCAAAAGATCGCACACTTGCTTG GTCTTTCAGTAACAGAAATGACGAAAGCATTCTTAAAACCACGTATCAAGGTTGGCCGCGATTTCGTGACTAAGGCCCAGACAAAAGAACAAGTCGAGTTCTCTGTGGAAGCGATCGGCAAAGCGTGCTACGAGCGCCTCTTCAGGTGGCTGGTCAACAGGATCAATAGGTCCTTGGACAGGACGAAGAGGCAAGGAGCATCGTTCATCGGTATCCTCGATATGGCCGGTTTTGAAATCTTCGAGCTGAACTCCTTCGAGCAGCTTTGCATCAACTACACCAACGAGAAGCTGCAGCAGCTCTTCAACCACACAATGTTCATCTTGGAACAGGAGGAGTACCAGAGGGAAGGAATCGAATGGAAGTTCATCGACTTCGGACTCGATTTGCAACCGACGATCGATTTAATCGACAAACCGATGGGTATCATGGCCCTCCTGGACGAGGAGTGCTGGTTCCCCAAAGCCACGGACAAAAGTTTTGTGGAGAAACTCGTGTTGGCGCACTCCGTTCATCCGAAATTCATGAAGACTGACTTCAGAGGTATCGCAGACTTTGCCATAATTCACTACGCGGGTAAAGTAGACTACTCGGCGTCTCAGTGGTTGATGAAAAACATGGACCCTCTGAACGAGAACGTCGTTTCCCTGCTCCAATCTTCACAAGACCCCTTCGTGTGCCACATCTGGAAGGACGCCGAAATAGTGGGCATGGCGCAGCAGGCGATGACCGACACGCAGTTCGGCGCCAGGACTCGCAAAGGAATGTTCCGGACAGTCTCGCAGCTGTACAAGGAGCAGCTGACGAAGTTGATGGCCACGCTGAGGAATACGAACCCGAACTTCGTGCGATGTATCATTCCGAATCACGAAAAGAAGGCGGGCAAGATCGAAGCCCCCCTTGTGCTGGACCAGTTGAGATGCAACGGTGTGCTCGAGGGCATCAGAATTTGCAGACAGGGCTTCCCCAACAGGATACCCTTCCAAGAGTTCAGGCAGCGCTACGAGCTGCTCACGCCGAACATCATCCCCAAAGGATTCATGGACGGCAAGAAGGCCTGCGAGCGGATGATCGAGGCGCTGGAGCTGGACCACAACCTGTACCGCGTCGGCCAGTCCAAGATCTTCTTCAGAGCGGGCGTGCTGGCCCACCTGGAGGAGGAGCGCGACTACAAGATAACTGACCTGATAGTGAACTTCCAGGCGTTCTGCCGCGGCTACCTCGCCCGCAGGAACTACCAGAAGCGGCTGCAGCAGCTGAATGCTATCCGTATCATCCAGCGGAACTGCGCCGCGTATCTCAAGTTGAGGAACTGGCAGTGGTGGAGATTGTACATTAAG GTGAAGCCACTTCTGGAAGTGACGAAGCAGGAGGAGAAGCTGACGCAGAAGGAGGACGAGCTCCGGCAGATCAGGGACAAGCTGGAGAACCAGATGAAGCGGTGCCAGGAGTACGAGCAGAAGTACCAGGCCGCCAACCAGGAGAAGACTCAGCTCGCCGAACAATTGCAG GCTGAGTTGGAGCTGTGCGCGGAGGCGGAGGAGAGCAGGGCGCGGGCAGCGGCCAGGAAGCAGGAGCTGGAGGAGCTGCTGCACGACCTGGAGGGCCGCAtcgaggaggaggaggagcgCTGTAATGCGCTGCAGCAGGAGAAGAAGCGTCTCCAGCTCAATATACAG GACCTGGAGGAACAGTTGGAGGAGGAGGAAGCGGCGCGGCAGAAGCTGCAGCTGGAGCGCGTGCAGTGCGACGCCAAGCTTAAGAAGTTGGAGGAGGACCTGGCCCTCAGCGATGACACCAACCAGAAGCTGCTCAAGGAGAAGAAG atTTTGGAGGAACGCGCGACTGACTTGTCGCAAGCGCTGGCGGAGGAAGAGGAGAAGGCTAAACATCTCAGCAAGCTGAAGACGAAGCAGGAATCTGCCATCGCTGAACTTGAAGAGAAACTGCTAAAG GATCACCAGCTGCGGCAGGAGGTGGACCGCGCCAAGCGCAAGCTGGAGACTGAGCTGCAGGATGTGCGCGAGCAGCTCGCCGAGCGCAAGGCCCAGCTCGAGGAGCTGCAGATAGTGCTCA GCAAGCGCGAGGAGGACCTCGCTGCAGCACAGAGTAGACTGGATGAGGAGGGTGCGCTGAGAGCTGCCGCTCAGAAGGCGGCAAGAGAGGCGGAGTCAGCACTGGCCGACGCCCATGAGGACCTCGAGGCGGAGCGCAACGCCCGCACTAAAGCAGAGAAGCTGAGGAGAGACCTCAACGAGGAGCTGGAAGCCCTCAAGAGCGAACTTCTAGACTCACTTGACACCACCGCTG CACAACAAGAGTTGCGTTCTAAACGCGAGCAAGAGGTGGCGGTGCTGAAACGCAGCCTGGAGGAGGAGGCGGCCGCGCACGAGGCCAGTCTCACCGAGCAGCGCCACAAGCACTCGCAGGAGCTGCAGCTGCTCAATGAGCAGCACGAGCAGCTCAAGAAGACTAAAGCAG TGCTGGAGAAGGCGAAGCAGGCGCTGGAGGCGGAGAACGCGGACCTGGCGACGGAGCTGAAGAGTGCGGCTGCGGCCCGCGCGGAGGGCGAGCGCCGCCGCAAGCAGGCGGAGGCCCAGCTCGCGGACCTCGCCGCCAAGCTGCAGGACGTCGACCGCTCCAG AGCGGAGGTGCAAGAGAAGTGCCAGCGGCTGCAGGGCGAAGCAGAACAGGCGTTGCAGCAGCTGGAGCAGGCTGAGCTGAAGGCGTCCGCTGCTCTCAAGCAGGCCGCCACTGTAGGCGCCCAGCATGCAGAGGCACAG GCGCTGCTGGAGGAGGAGACGAAGCAGAAGCTGTCGCTGCAGACGCGGCTGCGCAACGTGGAGCAGCAGCTGGAACAGGCGCGCGACCAGCTCGACGAGGAGGAGGAGGCCAAGAAGAACCTCGAGAAACAA GTGGCCGCACTGACGCAGCAAGTGGTGGAGGCCAAGAAGAAGGCAGAGGAGGAGGCGGAGACTGCCGCCGCACTGGATGAGCAGCGTAAGAAGCTCAGTAAGGACATGGAGGCGCTGCACCGACAGATCGACGAGCTGCAGCAGGCCAACGACAAACTCGACAAGA GCAAGAAAAAGGTGCAGGCTGAGCTGGAGGACACCAACATCGAGCTAGAGGCCCAGCGCGCCAAGGTGCTCGAACTCGAGAAGAAGCAGAAGAGCTTCGACAAG GTTGTAGCGGAGGAGCGCGCGGTGGCAGAACGCAATGCTGCAGAGCGCGACGCGGCCGAACGAGATGCGCGCGACAAGGAGACGCGCGTCCTCAGCCTCACGCGAGAACTTGATGACGCCGCTGAAAAG ATCGAGGAGCTGGAGCGGTCGAAGCGCGTGCTGCAGGCGGAGCTGGACGAGCTGGCCAACACGCAGGGCACGGCGGACAAGAACGTGCACGAGCTGGAGAGGGCCAAGCGCGCGCTCGAGTCGCAGCTGGCGGAGCTGCGCGCGCAGAACGAGGAGATCGAGGACGATCTGCAGCTGACGGAGGACGCCAAGCTACGACTGGAGGTGAACATGCAGGCCATGCGCGCGCAGTTCGAGCGCGAGCTGCAGGCCAAGGAGGAGCAGGGAGAGGAGAAGCGGCGCGGCATCGTGAAGCAGCTGCGCGACCTCGAGGCCGAGCTGGAGGAGGAGCGCAAGCAGCGCGCCGCCGCAACCGCGCACCGCAAGAAGCTCGAGGCCGACCTCAAGGATGCCGAGCAGGCCCTGCACCTCGCCAACAAG GTGAAGGAGGACGCGACGAAGCAAGTGAAGAAACTGCAACAGCAGCTGAAGGAGGCGGCGCGTGAGGCGGAGGAGGCGCGCGCGGGCCGCGAGGAGGCGGCGGGTGCGGCGCGCGAGGCGGAGCGGCGCGGCAAGGCGCTGGAGGCGGCCGCGGCGCAGCACGCCGAGGAGCTGGCGGCAGCTGAGCGCGCGCGCAGGCACGCCGAGGCCGAGCGCGACGACCTGCTCGATGAActggccgccgccgccgccaag AACACATGTCTAGTGGACGAGAAGAAGCGACTGGAGGCCAGAATATCAGCACTGGAGGAGGACCTGGACGAGGAGCAGTCCAACAACGAGATACTTAATGACAGATTGCGGAAATCACAG AACCAAATCGACCAGCTCACGATGGAGCTGGGCACGGAGAAGGCGGCCACGCAGAAGATGGAGAGCGGCAAGCTGGTGCTGGAGCGGCAGAACAAGGAGCTCAAGGCCAAGCTGGCTGAGCTCGAAACCGCGGGACGCACAAAGACCAAG GGTGTGATAACGTCGCTGGAGCTGAAGGTGTCCAACCTGGAGGAGCAGCTGGAGGCGGAGTCGCGCGAGCGTCTGGCGCAGCAGAAGGCGTCGCGCAAGCTGGACAAGAAGATGAAGGAGATGCTGCTGCAGCTGGATGAGGAGCGCCGTCACGCCGACCAGTACAAGGAGCAAATCGAAAAG ATGAACACCCGCGTGAAGACGCTGAAGCGGCAGCTGGATGAGGCGGAGGAGGAGGTTCAGCGCGAGAAGGTTGGCAAGCGCAAGGCGCAGCGCGAGCTCGAGGACATGCTCGAGACGCACGAGACGCTCTCGCGCGAGTGCTCCAACCTGCGCAACAAGCTGCG GCGACAAGGTGGAGGCATCGGTCTGTCTGGAGCGTCGTCATCTTCACGACTGAAGCGCACATCATTGGCACCTGGCGCGGGCTCCGGAGATGAATCCTTCGATGATGTCAATGACACCACTAACAGTGTCGAGTGA